Proteins encoded within one genomic window of Rhododendron vialii isolate Sample 1 chromosome 1a, ASM3025357v1:
- the LOC131305004 gene encoding nicotinamide adenine dinucleotide transporter 1, chloroplastic-like, with the protein MGADAHHGPSPKGLLCNAGAGAAAGVIAAAFVCPLDVIKTRFQVHGLSALNNGSVKGSVIVGSLAQIFQREGLRGMYRGLSPTVLALLPNWAVYFTIYDQLKSILCSDDGNHHLSIGANVIAASGAGAATTIFTNPLWVVKTRLQTQGMRTGVVPYRSTLSALRRIAHEEGIRGLYSGLVPALAGISHVAIQFPAYETIKIYLADRGDTTMDKLGASDVAVASSVSKIFASTLTYPHEVVRSRLQEQGHHSEKRYSGVIDCVKKVFQQEGIPGFYRGCATNLLRTTPAAVITFTSFEMIHRFLVDLFPPDPQPHTL; encoded by the exons ATGGGTGCCGATGCTCATCACGGCCCTAGTCCCAAGGGCCTCCTCTGCAATGCCGGCGCCGGTGCCGCCGCTG GAGTTATTGCAGCAGCATTTGTATGTCCTTTAGATGTAATCAAGACGAGGTTTCAGGTTCACGGGCTGTCGGCGCTCAATAATGGAAGTGTTAAAG GTAGTGTCATAGTTGGGAGTTTAGCACAAATATTTCAAAGGGAGGGTTTGCGTGGAATGTACCGTGGGCTTTCACCAACTGTGCTGGCATTACTTCCAAACTGGGCG GTTTATTTTACTATTTATGATCAGCTCAAAAGCATTCTTTGCTCTGATG ATGGGAATCATCACCTTTCAATTGGTGCTAATGTGATAGCTGCTTCTGGTGCTGGAGCTGCAACAACCATTTTTACAAATCCTCTTTGGGTTGTAAAGACAAGACTTCAG ACTCAAGGAATGAGAACAGGTGTGGTGCCATACAGGAGTACATTGTCCGCTTTAAGGAGAATTGCTCATGAAGAGGGCATTCGTGGATTATACAG TGGTCTTGTGCCTGCATTAGCTGGTATCAGTCATGTTGCCATTCAGTTCCCAGCATATGAGACAATCAAAATCTATTTGGCCGATAGAG GTGACACTACAATGGATAAACTTGGTGCAAGCGATGTTGCTGTTGCCTCCtcagtttccaaaatatttgcaTCTACATTGACATATCCACATGAG GTTGTGCGCTCTAGGTTACAAGAGCAAGGGCACCACTCGGAGAAAAGATACTCGGGTGTCATTGACTGTGTTAAGAAAGTATTTCAACAAGAGGGCATCCCTGGTTTTTACCGTGGATGTGCCACCAACCTGCTCCGAACAACCCCAGCTGCTGTAATTACATTCACCAGCTTTGAGATGATTCATCGATTTCTTGTTGACCTGTTTCCCCCTGATCCACAGCCTCACACATTGTGA